One window of Oreochromis niloticus isolate F11D_XX linkage group LG23, O_niloticus_UMD_NMBU, whole genome shotgun sequence genomic DNA carries:
- the zfyve9b gene encoding zinc finger FYVE domain-containing protein 9 isoform X2, whose protein sequence is MLKFFTARDDENESLLGAITEDEGDSASLQDTKHHWLNRPCLLVLKDGDVSKPALDCREIRQQSPSKATSDATLRSKSGPCEQKPIEHPTESASQVENGSCTVTSISTWGEKESPGPLVLSPAEAAWAEEEEEKNQKSPVLPSKEDSVIEEKEREESGLEQQDDSCSLEGPSRGDQTNTNKAGAGCGEEAMGECAASPVDIDNMSETSPVGILSKDRVTVLGEVAPVWVPDAEAQVCMKCGIKFTFTKRRHHCRACGKVFCALCSSLKFKLTHLDGKEGRVCISCHSALIKRMSPKGKRKVWFADEILINKHSESAPTTPIRGPAFSPLMSRVLGGPVKSPVGSPQIRRTLRPHGTMIGEACGPYGWGTTALVSSSANLIPLDGLPPILTSTGVKGDYTVEEQPSEMLLIQELESGRPRPLVFVLNANLLAMVKLVNYVNRKCWCVTTKGMHAVGQVELVVLLQCLPEEKSFPKDIFRHFIQLYRDTFTGKVVKHLSLSLFGSSFFGSQDHAGFLYVRSTLQSLQGLPLPNQPYLFGLLVHRAEVAWAKAFPLRLMLRLGAEYRFYPCPLYSVRFRKPLFGDIGHTIMRLLVVSMAFCNIFFVSLQNHPSCQQWKFGVTTFIKHGVTGTGSFYHSAVFQDFRNYRYSLPMVSGLTVDLEAHRTCIKIPTTGYNELMKAVNKSNEHVLAIGACFNETADSHLICVQADDGQYQTQAISIHNQPRKVTGSCFIIFSSALKASAGYLAKSSIVEDGLMVQITVETMAELRRSLREMKDHTVTCGRLDQSESQELVCVQWVEEKCTVNKGIISPIDGKSMESISSTKMFQKSEYKENGKIIRWTEVFFLQTGDNPKGAVTDSAEHNRLTERIARAFCLALCPHLKLLKEDGMAKLGLRVTFDSQEAGFVAGSNGQPLPAQYLNALNSVLIPVIHSRGRKRDGEPIVMELIFYILENIT, encoded by the exons ATGCTGAAGTTCTTCACAGCGCGGGACGATGAGAATGAAAGCCTTTTGGGAGCAATAACTGAGG ATGAAGGGGACAGTGCGTCTCTTCAGGACACCAAGCACCACTGGCTGAACAGACCCTGTCTGCTGGTGCTCAAAGATGGAGATGTGTCAAAACCTGCACTGGACTGTAGAGAAATCAGACAGCAATCTCCATCTAAAGCCACGTCGGATGCAACGCTCAGAAGCAAATCTGGACCATGTGAGCAGAAACCTATTGAACATCCCACTGAATCTGCTTCCCAAGTGGAGAATGGCAGCTGCACTGTGACTTCCATCTCCACATGGGGTGAAAAGGAGTCCCCCGGCCCTCTAGTGTTGAGCCCAGCAGAGGCTGCGtgggcagaggaggaggaagagaagaaccAGAAGTCCCCGGTTCTCCCATCAAAGGAAGACTCGGTGATTGAGGAGAAGGAGCGGGAGGAAAGTGGGCTGGAGCAGCAGGATGATTCTTGCAGCTTGGAGGGACCATCTCGAGGAGATCAGACAAACACCAATAAGGCTGGTGCAGGCTGCGGGGAGGAAGCGATGGGTGAGTGCGCTGCTTCTCCTGTGGATATCGATAACATGTCTGAGACAAGTCCTGTTGGCATTCTGTCCAAGGATCGAGTCACTGTCCTTGGTGAGGTGGCCCCTGTGTGGGTCCCCGATGCCGAAGCGCAGGTCTGCATGAAGTGTGGTATCAAGTTTACATTCACCAAGAGGAGGCACCACTGCCGTGCCTGTGGGAAG GTTTTTTGTGCACTTTGCTCCAGTTTGAAGTTCAAACTTACACACCTGGATGGGAAGGAGGGACGAGTATGCATCTCCTGTCATTCAGCACTCATTAAAA GGATGTCtccaaaaggaaaaagaaaggtgTGGTTTGCAGACGAAATCCTCATCAATAAGCATTCAGAGTCTGCCCCGACCACACCCATCAGGGGGCCCGCGTTCTCACCGCTGATGAGTCGAGTGCTGGGCGGGCCTGTTAAAAGTCCTGTGGGTTCACCCCAGATCAGGAGAACTTTGAGGCCACATGGAACAATGATTGGT GAGGCCTGTGGTCCCTACGGCTGGGGAACCACAGCTTTAGTGAGCAGCTCTGCTAACCTCATTCCCTTGGATGGCTTGCCACCCATACTCACCTCCACAGGAGTCAAAGGAG ACTACACTGTGGAGGAGCAGCCCTCCGAGATGCTCCTTATTCAGGAGTTGGAGAGCGGCAGACCCAGGCCTCTGGTGTTTGTTCTCAATGCTAACCTGCTCGCTATGGTGAAGTTGGTCAACT ACGTTAACAGGAAGTGCTGGTGTGTGACAACAAAGGGAATGCATGCTGTAGGGCAGGTGGAGCTGGTGGTGCTGCTGCAGTGCCTACCTGAAGAAAAAAGCTTCCCCAAAGACATTTTTAGGCACTTCATTCAGCTGTACCGAGACACCTTCACAG GGAAGGTTGTGAAACACCTGTCACTCTCCCTGTTTGGCAGCAGCTTCTTTGGCAGTCAGGATCACGCAGGCTTCCTGTACGTTCGCTCCACTCTCCAGTCCCTTCAAGGTCTACCTCTGCCAAACCAGCCCTACCTCTTTGGCCTGCTGGTCCACAGAGCAGAGGTGGCCTGGGCCAAAGCCTTTCCCTTACGCCTCATGCTGCGACTGGGGGCTGAGTACAGAT TTTACCCATGCCCTCTGTACAGTGTACGCTTTAGGAAGCCCTTGTTTGGTGATATAGGTCACACAATAATGCGACTGTTAGTGGTGAGTATGGcattttgtaacattttttttgtgtcGTTGCAAAACCACCCTTCCTGTCAGCAGTGGAAGTTTGGTGTCACAACTTTTATTAAACATGGTGTAACAGGCACTGGGTCTTTTTACCATTCTGCTGTGTTTCAGGACTTTAGGAATTACCGTTACAGCCTACCAATGGTATCGGGGCTCACTGTGGACTTAGAAGCTCATAGGACTTGCATAAAAATACCGACCACTGGGTATAATGAG CTAATGAAGGCTGTGAATAAGTCCAATGAGCATGTGCTGGCAATAGGGGCATGCTTCAATGAGACTGCAGACTCCCACCTCATCTGTGTCCAAGCAGATGATGGCCAGTATCAGACCCAAGCCATCAGCATCCACAATCAACCACGTAAAG TTACTGGATCATGCTTTATTATATTCAGTAGTGCACTGAAAGCATCAGCAGGATACCTGGCCAAATCCAGCATTGTAGAAG ATGGGCTAATGGTGCAGATCACCGTGGAAACCATGGCGGAGCTCCGTCGATCACTACGGGAGATGAAAGACCACACCGTCACCTGTGGACGGCtggaccaatcagagagccAGGAGCTTGTTTGTGTACAGTGGGTGGAGGAGAAATGCACTGTGAATAAGGG CATCATCAGCCCCATCGATGGGAAATCAATGGAGTCTATCAGCAGTACCAAGATGTTCCAGAAGTCAGAATacaaagaaaatggaaagatCATCCGCTGGACAGAA GTGTTTTTCCTGCAGACAGGTGATAATCCCAAAGGAGCAGTGACTGACTCTGCTGAACACAACCGGCTAACGGAGAGAATCGCCCGGGCATTTTGCTTGGCACTGTGTCCACACCTTAAACTGCTGAAAGAGGACGGCATGGCCAAACTGGGACTGCGTGTCACTTTTGACTCCCAAGAG GCTGGATTTGTGGCAGGGAGCAATGGGCAGCCTCTCCCAGCTCAGTACCTCAATGCGCTGAATAGCGTGCTGATTCCCGTCATCCACAGCAGGGGGCGCAAGAGGGACGGCGAGCCCATAGTGATGGAGCTCATTTTTTACATCCTTGAGAACATCACTTAG
- the zfyve9b gene encoding zinc finger FYVE domain-containing protein 9 isoform X3, with translation MLKFFTARDDENESLLGAITEDEGDSASLQDTKHHWLNRPCLLVLKDGDVSKPALDCREIRQQSPSKATSDATLRSKSGPCEQKPIEHPTESASQVENGSCTVTSISTWGEKESPGPLVLSPAEAAWAEEEEEKNQKSPVLPSKEDSVIEEKEREESGLEQQDDSCSLEGPSRGDQTNTNKAGAGCGEEAMGECAASPVDIDNMSETSPVGILSKDRVTVLGEVAPVWVPDAEAQVCMKCGIKFTFTKRRHHCRACGKVFCALCSSLKFKLTHLDGKEGRVCISCHSALIKRMSPKGKRKVWFADEILINKHSESAPTTPIRGPAFSPLMSRVLGGPVKSPVGSPQIRRTLRPHGTMIGEACGPYGWGTTALVSSSANLIPLDGLPPILTSTGVKGDYTVEEQPSEMLLIQELESGRPRPLVFVLNANLLAMVKLVNYVNRKCWCVTTKGMHAVGQVELVVLLQCLPEEKSFPKDIFRHFIQLYRDTFTGKVVKHLSLSLFGSSFFGSQDHAGFLYVRSTLQSLQGLPLPNQPYLFGLLVHRAEVAWAKAFPLRLMLRLGAEYRCKPGNYVSSLSYSVSSPVTHFLSLVPVYPCPLYSVRFRKPLFGDIGHTIMRLLVDFRNYRYSLPMVSGLTVDLEAHRTCIKIPTTGYNELMKAVNKSNEHVLAIGACFNETADSHLICVQADDGQYQTQAISIHNQPRKVTGSCFIIFSSALKASAGYLAKSSIVEDGLMVQITVETMAELRRSLREMKDHTVTCGRLDQSESQELVCVQWVEEKCTVNKGIISPIDGKSMESISSTKMFQKSEYKENGKIIRWTEVFFLQTGDNPKGAVTDSAEHNRLTERIARAFCLALCPHLKLLKEDGMAKLGLRVTFDSQEAGFVAGSNGQPLPAQYLNALNSVLIPVIHSRGRKRDGEPIVMELIFYILENIT, from the exons ATGCTGAAGTTCTTCACAGCGCGGGACGATGAGAATGAAAGCCTTTTGGGAGCAATAACTGAGG ATGAAGGGGACAGTGCGTCTCTTCAGGACACCAAGCACCACTGGCTGAACAGACCCTGTCTGCTGGTGCTCAAAGATGGAGATGTGTCAAAACCTGCACTGGACTGTAGAGAAATCAGACAGCAATCTCCATCTAAAGCCACGTCGGATGCAACGCTCAGAAGCAAATCTGGACCATGTGAGCAGAAACCTATTGAACATCCCACTGAATCTGCTTCCCAAGTGGAGAATGGCAGCTGCACTGTGACTTCCATCTCCACATGGGGTGAAAAGGAGTCCCCCGGCCCTCTAGTGTTGAGCCCAGCAGAGGCTGCGtgggcagaggaggaggaagagaagaaccAGAAGTCCCCGGTTCTCCCATCAAAGGAAGACTCGGTGATTGAGGAGAAGGAGCGGGAGGAAAGTGGGCTGGAGCAGCAGGATGATTCTTGCAGCTTGGAGGGACCATCTCGAGGAGATCAGACAAACACCAATAAGGCTGGTGCAGGCTGCGGGGAGGAAGCGATGGGTGAGTGCGCTGCTTCTCCTGTGGATATCGATAACATGTCTGAGACAAGTCCTGTTGGCATTCTGTCCAAGGATCGAGTCACTGTCCTTGGTGAGGTGGCCCCTGTGTGGGTCCCCGATGCCGAAGCGCAGGTCTGCATGAAGTGTGGTATCAAGTTTACATTCACCAAGAGGAGGCACCACTGCCGTGCCTGTGGGAAG GTTTTTTGTGCACTTTGCTCCAGTTTGAAGTTCAAACTTACACACCTGGATGGGAAGGAGGGACGAGTATGCATCTCCTGTCATTCAGCACTCATTAAAA GGATGTCtccaaaaggaaaaagaaaggtgTGGTTTGCAGACGAAATCCTCATCAATAAGCATTCAGAGTCTGCCCCGACCACACCCATCAGGGGGCCCGCGTTCTCACCGCTGATGAGTCGAGTGCTGGGCGGGCCTGTTAAAAGTCCTGTGGGTTCACCCCAGATCAGGAGAACTTTGAGGCCACATGGAACAATGATTGGT GAGGCCTGTGGTCCCTACGGCTGGGGAACCACAGCTTTAGTGAGCAGCTCTGCTAACCTCATTCCCTTGGATGGCTTGCCACCCATACTCACCTCCACAGGAGTCAAAGGAG ACTACACTGTGGAGGAGCAGCCCTCCGAGATGCTCCTTATTCAGGAGTTGGAGAGCGGCAGACCCAGGCCTCTGGTGTTTGTTCTCAATGCTAACCTGCTCGCTATGGTGAAGTTGGTCAACT ACGTTAACAGGAAGTGCTGGTGTGTGACAACAAAGGGAATGCATGCTGTAGGGCAGGTGGAGCTGGTGGTGCTGCTGCAGTGCCTACCTGAAGAAAAAAGCTTCCCCAAAGACATTTTTAGGCACTTCATTCAGCTGTACCGAGACACCTTCACAG GGAAGGTTGTGAAACACCTGTCACTCTCCCTGTTTGGCAGCAGCTTCTTTGGCAGTCAGGATCACGCAGGCTTCCTGTACGTTCGCTCCACTCTCCAGTCCCTTCAAGGTCTACCTCTGCCAAACCAGCCCTACCTCTTTGGCCTGCTGGTCCACAGAGCAGAGGTGGCCTGGGCCAAAGCCTTTCCCTTACGCCTCATGCTGCGACTGGGGGCTGAGTACAGATGTAAGCCAGGCAACTATGTAAGCTCTCTGAGTTACAGTGTTTCTTCCCCAGTTACCCACTTTCTGTCTCTTGTTCCAGTTTACCCATGCCCTCTGTACAGTGTACGCTTTAGGAAGCCCTTGTTTGGTGATATAGGTCACACAATAATGCGACTGTTAGTG GACTTTAGGAATTACCGTTACAGCCTACCAATGGTATCGGGGCTCACTGTGGACTTAGAAGCTCATAGGACTTGCATAAAAATACCGACCACTGGGTATAATGAG CTAATGAAGGCTGTGAATAAGTCCAATGAGCATGTGCTGGCAATAGGGGCATGCTTCAATGAGACTGCAGACTCCCACCTCATCTGTGTCCAAGCAGATGATGGCCAGTATCAGACCCAAGCCATCAGCATCCACAATCAACCACGTAAAG TTACTGGATCATGCTTTATTATATTCAGTAGTGCACTGAAAGCATCAGCAGGATACCTGGCCAAATCCAGCATTGTAGAAG ATGGGCTAATGGTGCAGATCACCGTGGAAACCATGGCGGAGCTCCGTCGATCACTACGGGAGATGAAAGACCACACCGTCACCTGTGGACGGCtggaccaatcagagagccAGGAGCTTGTTTGTGTACAGTGGGTGGAGGAGAAATGCACTGTGAATAAGGG CATCATCAGCCCCATCGATGGGAAATCAATGGAGTCTATCAGCAGTACCAAGATGTTCCAGAAGTCAGAATacaaagaaaatggaaagatCATCCGCTGGACAGAA GTGTTTTTCCTGCAGACAGGTGATAATCCCAAAGGAGCAGTGACTGACTCTGCTGAACACAACCGGCTAACGGAGAGAATCGCCCGGGCATTTTGCTTGGCACTGTGTCCACACCTTAAACTGCTGAAAGAGGACGGCATGGCCAAACTGGGACTGCGTGTCACTTTTGACTCCCAAGAG GCTGGATTTGTGGCAGGGAGCAATGGGCAGCCTCTCCCAGCTCAGTACCTCAATGCGCTGAATAGCGTGCTGATTCCCGTCATCCACAGCAGGGGGCGCAAGAGGGACGGCGAGCCCATAGTGATGGAGCTCATTTTTTACATCCTTGAGAACATCACTTAG
- the zfyve9b gene encoding zinc finger FYVE domain-containing protein 9 isoform X4 has protein sequence MLKFFTARDDENESLLGAITEDEGDSASLQDTKHHWLNRPCLLVLKDGDVSKPALDCREIRQQSPSKATSDATLRSKSGPCEQKPIEHPTESASQVENGSCTVTSISTWGEKESPGPLVLSPAEAAWAEEEEEKNQKSPVLPSKEDSVIEEKEREESGLEQQDDSCSLEGPSRGDQTNTNKAGAGCGEEAMGECAASPVDIDNMSETSPVGILSKDRVTVLGEVAPVWVPDAEAQVCMKCGIKFTFTKRRHHCRACGKVFCALCSSLKFKLTHLDGKEGRVCISCHSALIKRMSPKGKRKVWFADEILINKHSESAPTTPIRGPAFSPLMSRVLGGPVKSPVGSPQIRRTLRPHGTMIGEACGPYGWGTTALVSSSANLIPLDGLPPILTSTGVKGDYTVEEQPSEMLLIQELESGRPRPLVFVLNANLLAMVKLVNYVNRKCWCVTTKGMHAVGQVELVVLLQCLPEEKSFPKDIFRHFIQLYRDTFTGKVVKHLSLSLFGSSFFGSQDHAGFLYVRSTLQSLQGLPLPNQPYLFGLLVHRAEVAWAKAFPLRLMLRLGAEYRFYPCPLYSVRFRKPLFGDIGHTIMRLLVDFRNYRYSLPMVSGLTVDLEAHRTCIKIPTTGYNELMKAVNKSNEHVLAIGACFNETADSHLICVQADDGQYQTQAISIHNQPRKVTGSCFIIFSSALKASAGYLAKSSIVEDGLMVQITVETMAELRRSLREMKDHTVTCGRLDQSESQELVCVQWVEEKCTVNKGIISPIDGKSMESISSTKMFQKSEYKENGKIIRWTEVFFLQTGDNPKGAVTDSAEHNRLTERIARAFCLALCPHLKLLKEDGMAKLGLRVTFDSQEAGFVAGSNGQPLPAQYLNALNSVLIPVIHSRGRKRDGEPIVMELIFYILENIT, from the exons ATGCTGAAGTTCTTCACAGCGCGGGACGATGAGAATGAAAGCCTTTTGGGAGCAATAACTGAGG ATGAAGGGGACAGTGCGTCTCTTCAGGACACCAAGCACCACTGGCTGAACAGACCCTGTCTGCTGGTGCTCAAAGATGGAGATGTGTCAAAACCTGCACTGGACTGTAGAGAAATCAGACAGCAATCTCCATCTAAAGCCACGTCGGATGCAACGCTCAGAAGCAAATCTGGACCATGTGAGCAGAAACCTATTGAACATCCCACTGAATCTGCTTCCCAAGTGGAGAATGGCAGCTGCACTGTGACTTCCATCTCCACATGGGGTGAAAAGGAGTCCCCCGGCCCTCTAGTGTTGAGCCCAGCAGAGGCTGCGtgggcagaggaggaggaagagaagaaccAGAAGTCCCCGGTTCTCCCATCAAAGGAAGACTCGGTGATTGAGGAGAAGGAGCGGGAGGAAAGTGGGCTGGAGCAGCAGGATGATTCTTGCAGCTTGGAGGGACCATCTCGAGGAGATCAGACAAACACCAATAAGGCTGGTGCAGGCTGCGGGGAGGAAGCGATGGGTGAGTGCGCTGCTTCTCCTGTGGATATCGATAACATGTCTGAGACAAGTCCTGTTGGCATTCTGTCCAAGGATCGAGTCACTGTCCTTGGTGAGGTGGCCCCTGTGTGGGTCCCCGATGCCGAAGCGCAGGTCTGCATGAAGTGTGGTATCAAGTTTACATTCACCAAGAGGAGGCACCACTGCCGTGCCTGTGGGAAG GTTTTTTGTGCACTTTGCTCCAGTTTGAAGTTCAAACTTACACACCTGGATGGGAAGGAGGGACGAGTATGCATCTCCTGTCATTCAGCACTCATTAAAA GGATGTCtccaaaaggaaaaagaaaggtgTGGTTTGCAGACGAAATCCTCATCAATAAGCATTCAGAGTCTGCCCCGACCACACCCATCAGGGGGCCCGCGTTCTCACCGCTGATGAGTCGAGTGCTGGGCGGGCCTGTTAAAAGTCCTGTGGGTTCACCCCAGATCAGGAGAACTTTGAGGCCACATGGAACAATGATTGGT GAGGCCTGTGGTCCCTACGGCTGGGGAACCACAGCTTTAGTGAGCAGCTCTGCTAACCTCATTCCCTTGGATGGCTTGCCACCCATACTCACCTCCACAGGAGTCAAAGGAG ACTACACTGTGGAGGAGCAGCCCTCCGAGATGCTCCTTATTCAGGAGTTGGAGAGCGGCAGACCCAGGCCTCTGGTGTTTGTTCTCAATGCTAACCTGCTCGCTATGGTGAAGTTGGTCAACT ACGTTAACAGGAAGTGCTGGTGTGTGACAACAAAGGGAATGCATGCTGTAGGGCAGGTGGAGCTGGTGGTGCTGCTGCAGTGCCTACCTGAAGAAAAAAGCTTCCCCAAAGACATTTTTAGGCACTTCATTCAGCTGTACCGAGACACCTTCACAG GGAAGGTTGTGAAACACCTGTCACTCTCCCTGTTTGGCAGCAGCTTCTTTGGCAGTCAGGATCACGCAGGCTTCCTGTACGTTCGCTCCACTCTCCAGTCCCTTCAAGGTCTACCTCTGCCAAACCAGCCCTACCTCTTTGGCCTGCTGGTCCACAGAGCAGAGGTGGCCTGGGCCAAAGCCTTTCCCTTACGCCTCATGCTGCGACTGGGGGCTGAGTACAGAT TTTACCCATGCCCTCTGTACAGTGTACGCTTTAGGAAGCCCTTGTTTGGTGATATAGGTCACACAATAATGCGACTGTTAGTG GACTTTAGGAATTACCGTTACAGCCTACCAATGGTATCGGGGCTCACTGTGGACTTAGAAGCTCATAGGACTTGCATAAAAATACCGACCACTGGGTATAATGAG CTAATGAAGGCTGTGAATAAGTCCAATGAGCATGTGCTGGCAATAGGGGCATGCTTCAATGAGACTGCAGACTCCCACCTCATCTGTGTCCAAGCAGATGATGGCCAGTATCAGACCCAAGCCATCAGCATCCACAATCAACCACGTAAAG TTACTGGATCATGCTTTATTATATTCAGTAGTGCACTGAAAGCATCAGCAGGATACCTGGCCAAATCCAGCATTGTAGAAG ATGGGCTAATGGTGCAGATCACCGTGGAAACCATGGCGGAGCTCCGTCGATCACTACGGGAGATGAAAGACCACACCGTCACCTGTGGACGGCtggaccaatcagagagccAGGAGCTTGTTTGTGTACAGTGGGTGGAGGAGAAATGCACTGTGAATAAGGG CATCATCAGCCCCATCGATGGGAAATCAATGGAGTCTATCAGCAGTACCAAGATGTTCCAGAAGTCAGAATacaaagaaaatggaaagatCATCCGCTGGACAGAA GTGTTTTTCCTGCAGACAGGTGATAATCCCAAAGGAGCAGTGACTGACTCTGCTGAACACAACCGGCTAACGGAGAGAATCGCCCGGGCATTTTGCTTGGCACTGTGTCCACACCTTAAACTGCTGAAAGAGGACGGCATGGCCAAACTGGGACTGCGTGTCACTTTTGACTCCCAAGAG GCTGGATTTGTGGCAGGGAGCAATGGGCAGCCTCTCCCAGCTCAGTACCTCAATGCGCTGAATAGCGTGCTGATTCCCGTCATCCACAGCAGGGGGCGCAAGAGGGACGGCGAGCCCATAGTGATGGAGCTCATTTTTTACATCCTTGAGAACATCACTTAG